Proteins from a genomic interval of Clostridium sp. AN503:
- the truA gene encoding tRNA pseudouridine(38-40) synthase TruA: MKRVKLVVAYDGTNYCGWQLQPNGVTIEEVLNRALSELLKEPVTVIGASRTDSGVHARGNVAVFDTENRMPADKICFALNQRLPDDIRIQSSEEVPLDWHPRKANCTKTYEYKILNRKIAMPLERLYSHFCYVPLDVEKMRQAAQYIIGEHDFKSFCTVRTQAEETVRTVYSLDITKEDDMITIRISGNGFLYNMVRIIAGTLMKAGMGVYPPEHVQEIIEARDRQQAGQTALAKGLTLVSMEYETELPQWQYSENLHWNYDILQSHIKADGIAYFLIERCEDEEWERLLRRNIHHAFQNGARKVFLIDLEKDRLTPGDSYGYYVIEDMEPETMGDAMMLLDDDENMAIMEIHCMAERKTGGMPMWYLAVDSGPAVATSSRS; encoded by the coding sequence ATGAAACGGGTGAAGCTGGTTGTAGCCTATGACGGCACCAACTACTGCGGCTGGCAGCTCCAGCCCAACGGCGTGACCATAGAGGAAGTGTTAAACCGTGCGCTGTCAGAACTTTTAAAGGAGCCTGTCACTGTGATCGGTGCAAGCCGCACCGATTCCGGCGTCCATGCCAGAGGAAATGTTGCAGTGTTTGATACGGAAAACAGGATGCCCGCAGACAAGATCTGCTTTGCCTTAAACCAGCGTCTGCCGGACGACATCCGCATCCAGTCCTCAGAAGAAGTCCCCTTAGACTGGCATCCAAGAAAAGCCAACTGCACCAAGACCTATGAATACAAGATCTTAAACCGTAAGATCGCCATGCCCTTAGAGCGTCTGTACTCCCATTTCTGCTACGTCCCCCTGGACGTAGAAAAGATGAGGCAGGCGGCCCAGTACATCATCGGCGAGCACGACTTCAAGAGCTTTTGCACCGTGCGTACCCAGGCGGAAGAGACCGTGAGGACGGTTTACAGCCTGGATATCACGAAAGAAGATGACATGATCACCATCCGCATCAGCGGAAACGGTTTCCTCTACAATATGGTCCGGATCATCGCAGGGACCCTTATGAAAGCAGGGATGGGAGTCTATCCGCCGGAGCATGTGCAGGAGATCATTGAGGCGAGGGACCGGCAGCAGGCCGGCCAGACCGCGCTGGCAAAGGGACTGACCCTGGTGAGTATGGAGTATGAGACGGAGCTTCCACAGTGGCAGTACAGCGAGAACCTCCACTGGAATTATGACATCCTCCAGTCCCATATCAAGGCGGACGGGATCGCCTATTTCCTGATCGAGCGTTGCGAGGACGAAGAGTGGGAAAGACTGCTCCGGCGAAACATCCACCATGCATTTCAGAACGGCGCGCGAAAGGTTTTTCTGATCGATCTGGAAAAGGACCGCCTGACGCCTGGAGATAGCTACGGATATTATGTGATCGAGGACATGGAGCCTGAAACCATGGGCGATGCCATGATGCTTCTGGATGACGATGAGAACATGGCGATCATGGAGATCCATTGCATGGCGGAGCGAAAGACCGGCGGAATGCCCATGTGGTACCTGGCGGTGGATAGCGGCCCAGCAGTCGCCACTTCCTCCCGCTCTTGA
- the rplM gene encoding 50S ribosomal protein L13: protein MKSFMASPATIERKWYVVDATGYTLGRLASEVAKVLRGKNKPIYTPHMDCGDYVIVVNADKVKVSGKKMDQKIYYSHSDYVGGMKETTLREMMAKKPERVMELAVKGMLPKGPLGRSMMTKLHVYAGPDHEQAAQKPEVLEIKF, encoded by the coding sequence ATGAAAAGTTTTATGGCTAGTCCAGCGACAATTGAGAGAAAATGGTACGTAGTAGATGCTACCGGATATACATTAGGACGTTTGGCTTCAGAAGTAGCAAAGGTTTTGAGAGGTAAGAACAAACCGATTTACACCCCGCACATGGACTGCGGCGATTATGTGATCGTAGTAAACGCAGACAAAGTAAAAGTTTCCGGCAAGAAGATGGATCAGAAGATTTACTACAGCCATTCTGATTATGTTGGCGGCATGAAAGAGACCACTCTGCGCGAGATGATGGCGAAGAAGCCGGAGCGCGTTATGGAGCTGGCAGTTAAGGGTATGCTTCCGAAAGGACCTTTAGGAAGAAGCATGATGACCAAACTTCATGTGTATGCAGGCCCGGATCACGAGCAGGCAGCTCAGAAACCAGAAGTTCTGGAAATCAAATTTTAA
- the rpsI gene encoding 30S ribosomal protein S9 has product MANKFYGTGRRKKSIARVYLVPGTGKVTINKRDMDEYFGLETLKVVVRQPLVATETTDKFDVQVNVRGGGFTGQAGAIRHGISRALLQVDTDYRPILKKAGFLTRDPRMKERKKYGLKAARRAPQFSKR; this is encoded by the coding sequence ATGGCAAACAAATTTTACGGAACAGGCAGAAGAAAAAAATCTATCGCAAGAGTATATCTGGTACCGGGTACCGGCAAAGTTACCATCAACAAGAGAGACATGGATGAGTACTTCGGTCTTGAGACCTTGAAGGTAGTAGTTCGTCAGCCGCTTGTGGCTACCGAGACTACCGATAAATTCGACGTACAGGTTAACGTTCGCGGCGGCGGTTTCACCGGCCAGGCAGGCGCTATCCGTCACGGCATCTCCAGAGCACTGCTTCAGGTTGATACGGATTACAGACCGATCCTGAAGAAAGCAGGCTTCCTGACCAGAGACCCGCGTATGAAAGAGAGAAAGAAATACGGTCTCAAAGCAGCGCGTCGTGCTCCGCAGTTCAGCAAGAGATAA